A window of the Cicer arietinum cultivar CDC Frontier isolate Library 1 chromosome 6, Cicar.CDCFrontier_v2.0, whole genome shotgun sequence genome harbors these coding sequences:
- the LOC140920673 gene encoding uncharacterized protein produces the protein MTENTRLRDLQATVTTHSDELHRLAQTMDNRFNEHNLRMDQIQLALQQILQNTSHVGGSNSNSGPNHVPSGNAALPVKEISLGFPHFDGTTPVLEWIFKAEKFFNYHNTPDLSRVDIAAMHFDKDVVHWFQMLNRISAITSWLDLTRAMESQFGPSPYDCPMAELFKLTQTGSISDYYLKFMALANRSIGLNDEALLNCFVGGLQKKIRRDVVAMAPPTLLRAIALARLYEERYTSVTKTVNANYTHKYSPISSNSSAVVHKPTARNTSSGLLPTHEGPPLRNSNVKKISPTEMQLRREKGLCYFCDEKFTFNHKCPNRQMLFLQLEECNDEPVFCDSEVQINAELEEQVNAKDHHSSLNALKGGMGVGTIRFLAHIDQLPITVLIDGGSSDNFLQPRVAKFLKLPIQPAPMFKVMVGNGNYMTAEGLIQQFTVQVQGNSFQLPAFLLPISGADLILGASWLKTIGPHIADYEELQLKFLWQGKFTTLQGDKELIPSQAELHHIKRMVHTDSIAEIFSMQMINDNSPTPPLALPENMELELALLLHTYSEVFATPTSLPPPRSHDHFIPLLEGSNPAKVKPYRYPHSQKEEIEKLVEDMLKEGIIQPSKSPFSSPILLIRKKDGSWRVCIDYRALNAITLKDSFPIPTVDELIDELYEACYFSKLDLRSGYHQILVNPTDRCKTAFRTHFGHYEWLVMPFGLTNAPATFQSLMNDIFKGLLRKYVLVFFDDILIYSPSWKDHLWHLESVLKILQNHQLFAKLSKCSFGVQKIEYLGHTLSGEGVAMETVKLEAILQWPQPINLK, from the coding sequence ATGACTGAGAATACAAGATTGAGGGATTTACAAGCAACCGTCACAACTCATTCAGATGAACTTCATCGTTTAGCCCAAACGATGGATAATCGATTCAATGAACATAATCTTCGTATGGATCAAATACAACTTGCCTTACAACAAATTCTGCAGAACACTTCTCACGTTGGTGGAAGCAATTCGAACTCAGGACCTAACCATGTTCCTTCAGGAAATGCTGCTCTTCCTGTTAAGGAAATTTCACTGGGATTTCCCCATTTTGATGGAACAACACCGGTGCTGGAATGGATTTTTAAGGCAGAAAAATTCTTTAACTATCACAACACTCCAGATCTATCGAGAGTTGATATTGCTGCCATGCATTTTGATAAAGATGTAGTGCATTGGTTTCAAATGTTGAATCGAATTTCTGCAATAACTTCATGGCTAGATCTCACTAGAGCAATGGAATCTCAGTTTGGACCTTCCCCATATGATTGTCCAATGGCAGAATTATTCAAGTTGACACAAACAGGTTCCATCTCTGATTATTATCTTAAATTCATGGCCCTAGCTAATAGATCTATAGGCTTAAATGATGAAGCTCTTTTAAATTGCTTTGTTGGTGGCTTGCAAAAAAAAATTCGACGTGATGTGGTAGCAATGGCTCCTCCTACTTTATTGCGTGCAATAGCCTTAGCTAGACTCTATGAGGAAAGATATACATCTGTGACTAAGACTGTCAATGCAAACTACACTCACAAATACTCCCCAATATCATCTAATTCATCTGCTGTTGTGCATAAACCTACTGCTAGAAACACTTCATCTGGATTATTGCCAACTCATGAAGGCCCTCCCTTGAGGAATTCAAATGTCAAAAAAATCAGCCCAACAGAAATGCAGCTAAGGAGAGAAAAGGGCTTATGTTATTTTTGTGATGAAAAGTTTACCTTTAACCATAAATGCCCAAATAGACAAATGTTATTCTTGCAATTAGAAGAATGTAATGATGAACCTGTTTTTTGTGATTCAGAGGTACAAATTAATGCTGAACTAGAAGAACAAGTCAATGCTAAGGATCACCATTCATCTCTAAATGCCTTAAAAGGTGGTATGGGGGTAGGCACGATTAGATTCTTAGCTCACATTGACCAATTACCCATAACTGTTTTGATTGATGGTGGGAGTTCTGATAATTTCCTTCAGCCTAGAGTAGCTAAGTTTCTTAAGCTACCAATACAACCTGCTCCCATGTTCAAAGTGATGGTTGGAAATGGGAATTATATGACTGCTGAAGGACTCATTCAACAATTCACAGTGCAAGTTCAAGGAAATTCTTTTCAATTGCCTGCATTTCTATTACCTATATCAGGAGCAGATTTAATCTTAGGAGCTAGTTGGTTGAAGACCATTGGACCTCATATTGCTGATTATGAAGAATTGCAACTGAAATTTCTGTGGCAGGGCAAGTTCACTACTCTTCAAGGTGATAAGGAACTCATTCCTTCTCAAGCAGAACTCCATCATATCAAAAGAATGGTGCACACAGATTCTATTGCAGAAATTTTCAGCATGCAGATGATTAATGATAATTCTCCTACTCCACCACTTGCATTGCCTGAAAATATGGAACTTGAGCTAGCCTTATTGTTGCACACTTATAGTGAGGTGTTTGCCACACCTACCTCATTGCCTCCTCCTAGATCGCATGATCATTTCATTCCCTTATTGGAAGGCTCTAATCCTGCCAAAGTGAAACCTTACAGGTATCCTCATAGTCAAAAAGAGGAGATTGAAAAATTAGTGGAAGATATGTTGAAAGAAGGGATAATTCAGCCTAGCAAAAGTCCTTTTTCTTCTCCAATTCtcttaataagaaaaaaagatgGTTCATGGAGAGTATGTATTGATTATAGAGCTCTCAATGCTATCACATTGAAAGACTCATTTCCAATTCCTACTGTTGATGAACTAATTGATGAATTATATGAGGCATGTTACTTCTCCAAACTTGATTTAAGATCAGGTTATCACCAAATTTTGGTGAACCCTACTGACAGATGCAAAACAGCTTTTAGAACTCATTTTGGTCATTATGAATGGTTAGtaatgccatttggattgactaatgcTCCAGCCACTTTTCAAAGCCTTATGAATGATATCTTCAAAggtcttttgagaaagtatgtACTTGTTTTCTTTGATGACATATTGATCTATAGTCCATCTTGGAAAGATCACTTATGGCACTTGGAATCTGTTTTAAAAATCCTACAGAATCATCAGCTTTTTGCAAAGTTATCAAAATGCTCCTTTGGTGTTCAAAAGATAGAGTACTTGGGCCATACACTCTCTGGTGAAGGTGTTGCTATGGAAACTGTAAAATTGGAAGCTATTTTACAATGGCCTCAGCCAATCAATTTGAAGTAA
- the LOC101492119 gene encoding uncharacterized protein: MASISQGLVLTTATVLSTTVLYLIFCKQKNSSQFQIIETPNSLHSNKRILRSCLCSEEKKREKRRIKKKVKFSENVMLKEEEKEIREEQGKKNRVSIKKCRNEIPEPRGMQENRIALYNGILRDRVHRMGCCH; this comes from the exons ATGGCTTCAATTTCACAAGGTCTTGTTTTAACCACCGCAACGGTTCTTTCAACCACCGTTCTTTACCTTATTTTctgtaaacaaaaaaattcatctCAATTTCAAATTATCGAAACCCCCAATTCTCTTCACTCTAATAAACGGATTCTTCGCTCTTGCTTATGCTCAG aggAAAAGAAGAGGGAAAAAAGGAGAATAAAGAAGAAAGTGAAATTTTCAGAAAATGTGATGTTGAAGgaagaagaaaaggaaataaGAGAAGAACAGGGGAAGAAAAACAGagtatcaataaaaaaatgcaGAAACGAAATTCCTGAACCACGTGGAATGCAAGAAAATCGAATTGCTTTGTATAATGGAATTTTAAGGGATCGAGTTCATAGAATGGGGTGTTGTCACTGA